Proteins encoded by one window of Lutibacter sp. A64:
- a CDS encoding DUF5655 domain-containing protein yields the protein MALYKIEKSLKYIKEKPFRLEKEIQDLTEHNLKTIFGLEFVKSEFALNSFRIDTLAFDIEANAFVIIEYKRDKNFSVIDQGYAYLSLMLNNKADFILEFNESQNRTLKRTDVDWSQSRVLFVSPKFTNYQREAINFKDLPIELWEVKRFENETVSFDQIQKAGAQESIKTISKTDKTIDKIAKEIKVYSESEHLERATEENKELYEKVKNALLNLGDLEVKPKKKYIAFVSGTNVVDVQVQKNALKLHINLKKGELEDSKKLTRDVSNIGHYGNGDYQLQFSNDEDIEYIMSLIKQSLKKNKK from the coding sequence ATGGCATTATACAAAATAGAAAAATCCTTAAAGTACATTAAAGAGAAACCATTTCGTCTCGAAAAAGAAATCCAAGATTTAACAGAACATAATCTGAAAACAATATTCGGACTTGAATTTGTGAAATCGGAATTTGCTCTGAATAGTTTTCGAATTGACACTCTTGCTTTTGACATAGAAGCGAATGCTTTTGTTATAATCGAATACAAACGAGATAAAAACTTTAGTGTAATTGACCAAGGTTATGCTTATTTGTCTCTAATGTTAAATAACAAAGCGGATTTTATACTTGAATTTAACGAAAGTCAGAATAGAACGCTGAAAAGGACTGATGTTGATTGGTCTCAATCAAGAGTTTTGTTTGTCTCTCCGAAGTTCACCAACTATCAACGTGAAGCGATAAATTTCAAAGATTTACCAATTGAATTGTGGGAAGTGAAAAGATTTGAGAATGAAACCGTTTCATTTGACCAAATTCAAAAAGCTGGAGCTCAAGAAAGTATCAAAACGATTTCAAAAACGGACAAAACTATTGACAAAATAGCTAAAGAAATAAAGGTTTACTCGGAATCTGAACATTTGGAAAGAGCTACTGAAGAAAACAAAGAACTTTACGAAAAAGTCAAAAACGCACTTTTAAATTTAGGAGATTTAGAAGTTAAACCAAAGAAGAAATACATAGCTTTTGTTTCAGGAACAAACGTTGTTGATGTTCAAGTGCAAAAGAATGCTCTTAAACTTCATATTAATCTGAAAAAAGGAGAATTAGAAGATTCAAAAAAACTGACAAGAGATGTTTCGAATATTGGGCATTATGGAAATGGAGATTATCAATTACAATTTAGTAACGATGAGGATATTGAATATATAATGAGTCTGATAAAACAATCTCTGAAAAAGAATAAAAAATAA
- a CDS encoding group II intron maturase-specific domain-containing protein gives MKRNLKSITKKTKPMSLLERLERLNQVCRGWMNNYRLTNIYAKVKKLDEWLRIKRSESRIQKQK, from the coding sequence ATGAAGCGTAACCTAAAAAGTATCACCAAGAAAACCAAACCAATGTCGTTGTTAGAACGTCTAGAGCGGCTAAATCAAGTCTGTCGAGGGTGGATGAACAACTACCGCTTAACCAACATCTATGCAAAAGTTAAAAAGCTAGATGAATGGCTAAGAATTAAGCGAAGCGAATCACGAATTCAAAAACAAAAATAG
- a CDS encoding SH3 domain-containing protein: MKKIVSIIVLLFSLVAYSQEVDKLFAEGNTFYKEENFTRAVGVYLAIEEQGIESDDLYFNIANCYYKMNKVAPAIYYYEKALKVNPANADAAANLEFAKRMTIDVIEDLPKTFLQRFSASVIQKLHFDTWAIIAVSASFLAALLFLLYYFSDAPRKKLFYFNTSILAVFILAITVFFAFHNYKTVQKNRIAIIFDPKVEIMNAPSTSSDEVFELHEGTKVIVLDALDNWKKIKIADGKTGWISADALKEI, encoded by the coding sequence ATGAAGAAAATAGTTAGCATAATAGTGTTACTGTTTAGCCTAGTTGCTTACTCACAAGAAGTAGACAAACTATTTGCTGAAGGAAACACATTTTATAAAGAAGAAAATTTTACAAGAGCCGTTGGTGTTTATTTAGCCATTGAAGAACAAGGAATTGAAAGTGACGATTTGTATTTTAATATTGCAAATTGTTATTATAAAATGAATAAAGTTGCACCAGCAATTTATTATTACGAAAAAGCGTTAAAAGTAAATCCTGCAAATGCAGATGCCGCTGCAAATTTAGAATTTGCAAAAAGAATGACAATTGATGTTATTGAAGATTTACCAAAAACATTTTTACAACGTTTTTCGGCAAGTGTAATCCAAAAATTGCATTTTGATACTTGGGCAATAATAGCAGTTTCAGCATCTTTTTTAGCAGCTTTACTGTTTTTATTGTACTATTTTTCTGATGCACCAAGAAAGAAATTATTCTATTTTAATACCAGTATTTTAGCTGTTTTTATTTTAGCAATAACTGTATTTTTTGCTTTTCATAATTATAAAACAGTTCAAAAAAATAGAATTGCAATTATTTTTGACCCAAAAGTTGAAATAATGAATGCTCCTTCTACCAGTAGCGACGAGGTTTTTGAATTGCACGAAGGCACTAAAGTAATTGTTTTGGATGCTTTAGATAATTGGAAGAAAATTAAAATTGCCGATGGTAAAACAGGCTGGATTTCTGCAGATGCTTTAAAAGAAATTTAA
- a CDS encoding BatD family protein: protein MKLLKFYIVTILLFTSQVFFAQIELKTTVSKDKLGVNQRFRIVFTVNKQGADNFKAPPFTNFKVVGGPSSSVNQSWINGKASYAQSYIYILEPKKVGEFLIAPAEIEYNNKIIKSNSIKITVLDAVEIPKDPNNPEYIAQQNIHLVAEVSNLNPYVGEGIYVVYKLFVSENISVNDWRVSETPQYNGFWNQDIEVKNIKVQMGKYNGEDYRYIVLKRAVLIPQRDGKLKIEPIKMDFSVGIPTGRGDFFGNMITKNINYATASAIRTVNVKPLPEQGKPLDFAGAVGDFNFEVKANKNVLKANDAAQLTVKVSGKGNLKLFEIPKIVTPPELEVYTPEHKEQVTTALTGLSGNIIDTYTVVPQYKGKYKIPEVAFSYFDPKQEKYITINAPATIVDVTEGKELPSAVNNSASSASKQNVVATGDNFRFIALDADLQPKVKSEFLKSDLFYLLLFLPFLAIPIAIFIGKKRAARARDVFGNKIRKADRLAKKYLSEAKKQLGNQEAFYIALEKALHNFLKAKLQVETSEISKERISEILTDKRIDTPIIKEFIDVLNDCDFARYTPTTNVMMEQEFEKAKKVITNIDKQL from the coding sequence ATGAAATTATTGAAGTTTTACATAGTAACTATTTTATTATTTACATCGCAAGTGTTTTTTGCTCAAATAGAGCTTAAAACAACTGTTAGTAAAGACAAATTAGGTGTAAACCAGCGCTTCAGAATTGTTTTTACAGTAAACAAACAAGGAGCCGATAATTTTAAAGCACCACCATTTACCAATTTTAAAGTGGTTGGTGGTCCAAGTTCTTCAGTAAACCAATCGTGGATTAACGGAAAAGCCAGTTATGCACAATCGTATATTTATATACTAGAACCAAAAAAAGTGGGTGAATTTTTAATTGCTCCTGCCGAAATTGAATACAATAATAAAATAATAAAATCTAACTCCATTAAAATTACGGTTTTAGATGCCGTTGAAATTCCTAAAGATCCAAACAATCCAGAATATATTGCGCAACAAAACATTCATTTGGTTGCAGAAGTTTCAAATTTAAATCCTTATGTTGGTGAAGGTATTTATGTAGTTTACAAGCTTTTTGTAAGCGAAAATATAAGTGTAAACGATTGGCGCGTAAGTGAAACGCCACAATATAATGGTTTTTGGAACCAAGATATAGAAGTAAAAAATATTAAGGTTCAAATGGGTAAATACAATGGCGAAGATTACAGATATATTGTTTTAAAACGCGCCGTATTAATTCCGCAAAGAGATGGAAAATTAAAAATAGAACCAATAAAAATGGATTTCTCTGTTGGTATTCCAACAGGTAGAGGAGACTTTTTTGGTAATATGATTACAAAAAATATAAATTATGCTACAGCTTCTGCTATTAGAACTGTAAACGTAAAACCATTACCAGAACAAGGAAAACCATTAGATTTTGCCGGTGCAGTTGGTGATTTTAACTTTGAAGTTAAAGCCAATAAAAACGTGTTAAAAGCAAACGATGCCGCACAATTAACAGTAAAAGTTTCTGGAAAAGGAAATTTAAAACTGTTTGAAATTCCTAAAATAGTTACACCACCAGAATTAGAGGTATATACGCCAGAACATAAAGAGCAAGTAACAACAGCCTTAACAGGTTTAAGCGGAAATATAATAGATACCTATACTGTTGTTCCGCAATATAAAGGGAAATATAAAATACCAGAAGTTGCCTTCTCATATTTTGACCCTAAACAAGAAAAATACATCACTATTAATGCGCCAGCAACTATTGTAGATGTAACAGAAGGAAAAGAATTGCCTTCAGCAGTCAATAATAGTGCTTCTAGCGCATCTAAACAAAATGTGGTTGCAACTGGTGATAATTTTAGATTTATTGCTTTAGATGCAGATTTACAACCTAAAGTTAAATCGGAGTTTTTAAAGTCAGATTTGTTTTATTTATTGTTGTTTCTGCCATTTTTAGCTATACCAATAGCTATTTTTATCGGTAAAAAACGTGCAGCACGTGCAAGAGATGTCTTTGGAAATAAAATTAGAAAAGCAGATAGATTGGCAAAAAAATATTTATCTGAAGCCAAAAAACAACTTGGAAATCAAGAAGCGTTTTACATTGCACTTGAAAAAGCATTGCATAACTTTTTAAAAGCTAAATTACAGGTTGAAACTTCTGAAATTTCAAAAGAAAGAATTTCAGAAATATTAACAGATAAAAGAATTGATACACCTATAATAAAAGAATTTATAGATGTATTAAACGATTGCGATTTTGCCCGTTATACGCCAACAACAAATGTAATGATGGAGCAAGAATTTGAAAAAGCAAAAAAAGTAATAACCAATATTGATAAGCAGTTATAA
- a CDS encoding tetratricopeptide repeat protein has protein sequence MKNRLVLIFLCVTGLVFSQQENTDKLEREAREDVREGNKLYNQLKFDEAEVAYKKALSKNPNYPKASYNLGNAIYQQNRNKEAVAQFELVEKTATDKMSKAETYHNMGNAFMNEKQYDKAVAAYKNSMRNNSKDDETRYNLALAQKLLEEQQNQDNKDNQDNKDNKDNKDNKDNKDDKNKDKEGGDDDKKEDNKDDKKDKGDDKQDDKGDPKKNDDKKDEDKKQDQKPRPNQLSPEQMKQLLEAMNNEENKTQKKLNAEKAKGKKVKQEKDW, from the coding sequence ATGAAAAATAGATTAGTACTTATATTTTTATGTGTCACAGGATTGGTTTTTTCGCAACAAGAAAACACCGATAAATTGGAGCGTGAAGCTAGAGAAGATGTTAGGGAAGGTAATAAATTATACAATCAATTAAAGTTTGATGAAGCTGAAGTTGCTTATAAAAAAGCACTTTCTAAAAATCCAAATTATCCAAAAGCTTCGTATAATTTAGGAAATGCTATCTATCAACAAAATAGAAATAAAGAAGCTGTTGCTCAATTTGAATTGGTTGAAAAAACAGCTACAGATAAAATGAGTAAAGCAGAAACCTACCACAATATGGGGAATGCTTTTATGAATGAAAAGCAATACGATAAAGCCGTTGCTGCTTATAAAAATTCGATGCGAAATAATTCTAAAGATGACGAAACACGTTACAATTTAGCACTGGCTCAAAAACTATTAGAAGAGCAGCAAAATCAAGACAATAAGGATAACCAAGATAACAAGGACAACAAAGATAATAAAGATAACAAGGACAATAAAGACGATAAAAACAAAGATAAAGAAGGCGGAGACGACGACAAGAAAGAAGACAACAAAGACGATAAAAAGGACAAGGGAGACGATAAACAAGATGACAAAGGAGATCCAAAAAAGAATGACGATAAGAAAGATGAAGACAAAAAACAAGATCAAAAACCACGTCCTAATCAATTATCACCTGAGCAAATGAAACAGTTGTTAGAAGCAATGAACAACGAAGAGAATAAAACTCAAAAGAAACTAAATGCTGAAAAAGCAAAAGGAAAAAAAGTTAAACAAGAAAAAGACTGGTAA
- a CDS encoding VWA domain-containing protein has translation MYQIEEPTYFIYLAIIPVVFVLFLLVLWWKKRTQKHFADKKLIEKLSPQKSGFKSFLKIIVICLGLAFLVISLTNPKMGTKLETVKREGVDIVFALDVSKSMLAEDIAPSRLDKAKQIITRVIENLGSDRIGIIIYAGNSYPLLPITTDHAAAKMFLQNANPDMVSSQGTAINDAIERGITYFDNDEQTNRFLFIVSDGEDHEENTISLAKDATKQGIKVYTVGVGSEKGAPIPIKSNGQVVSYKKDNKGEVVITKMVETVLRDIANEGNGKYINGNKTQETIDTIEDILLKAEKSEFETKKFADFKDQFQWFLGIGLLFLILDVLLLEKKTTWIQKLNLFNQTEKNEK, from the coding sequence ATGTATCAAATAGAAGAACCAACATATTTTATTTACTTAGCAATTATTCCAGTAGTATTTGTGCTGTTTTTGTTGGTGCTTTGGTGGAAAAAAAGAACCCAAAAACACTTTGCAGATAAAAAACTTATTGAAAAATTAAGTCCTCAAAAATCGGGGTTTAAATCGTTTTTAAAAATAATAGTAATTTGTTTAGGACTCGCTTTTTTAGTAATCTCACTAACAAACCCTAAAATGGGAACCAAGTTAGAAACTGTTAAAAGAGAAGGTGTAGATATTGTTTTTGCGCTAGATGTTTCTAAAAGTATGTTAGCAGAAGATATTGCTCCAAGTCGTTTAGATAAAGCAAAACAGATAATTACTAGAGTAATAGAAAATTTAGGAAGCGATAGAATTGGTATTATTATTTATGCCGGTAATTCGTATCCATTATTACCAATTACTACAGACCATGCCGCTGCAAAAATGTTTCTTCAAAATGCAAATCCCGATATGGTTTCTAGTCAGGGAACAGCAATAAACGATGCCATAGAAAGAGGAATTACCTATTTTGATAATGATGAACAAACCAACCGGTTTTTATTTATAGTTTCAGACGGAGAAGATCACGAAGAAAATACTATTTCTTTAGCAAAAGATGCTACAAAACAAGGAATTAAAGTATATACCGTTGGAGTTGGTTCAGAAAAAGGAGCGCCAATTCCTATAAAAAGTAACGGTCAGGTTGTAAGCTATAAAAAAGATAATAAAGGTGAAGTAGTGATTACAAAAATGGTTGAAACTGTTTTAAGAGATATTGCCAATGAAGGAAATGGAAAATATATCAATGGAAATAAAACACAGGAAACCATTGATACTATTGAAGATATTTTACTAAAAGCTGAAAAAAGCGAATTCGAAACAAAGAAATTTGCAGATTTTAAAGATCAATTTCAATGGTTTTTAGGTATAGGATTATTATTCCTAATATTAGATGTATTATTGTTGGAAAAGAAAACAACATGGATTCAAAAATTAAATTTATTTAATCAAACTGAAAAGAATGAAAAATAG
- a CDS encoding vWA domain-containing protein, which yields MFQNFEFLHPQFLWLLVLIPILAIWLFLVRKKESATLTISSIKGFEVKPSILSKLKPLLHVLRLVALTLLIVALARPRNVSVSKRTKTNKGIDIVMAIDVSASMLARDLKPNRLEALKKVATEFVNQRPNDRIGIVVYAGESFTQTPITSDKRIVRNTISDIKWGQLDGGTAIGMGLGSAVNRLKESKAKSKVIILLTDGVNNTGFVDPKTATELAVGLGIKVYTIGLGTNGTASFPYAKDPRTGKLLFRSSPVEIDEELLQYIAKETEGQYFRATDNTKLKAIYEEINKLEKTEIEEFKYYNYQEKYRFLVLLAGLLILIEVFLKNTVFKSFI from the coding sequence ATGTTTCAGAATTTTGAATTTTTACATCCGCAGTTTTTATGGTTATTAGTTTTAATACCAATACTTGCTATTTGGTTATTTTTGGTGCGAAAAAAAGAAAGTGCCACATTAACAATTTCAAGTATAAAAGGTTTTGAAGTTAAACCTTCAATCTTATCAAAATTAAAACCTTTATTACACGTGTTACGTTTAGTAGCACTTACATTATTAATAGTAGCTTTAGCACGTCCAAGAAACGTTTCTGTAAGTAAACGTACTAAAACTAATAAAGGGATAGATATTGTAATGGCAATTGACGTTTCAGCAAGTATGTTAGCGCGCGATTTAAAACCAAACAGATTAGAAGCCTTAAAAAAAGTGGCAACAGAATTTGTAAATCAACGCCCTAATGATAGAATTGGAATTGTAGTGTATGCCGGTGAAAGTTTTACGCAAACACCAATTACAAGCGATAAACGAATTGTAAGAAATACCATCTCAGATATTAAATGGGGACAGTTAGATGGCGGAACTGCAATTGGAATGGGATTGGGTTCTGCAGTTAACAGATTAAAAGAAAGTAAAGCAAAAAGTAAGGTTATAATTTTACTAACAGACGGTGTAAATAATACCGGTTTTGTAGATCCAAAAACAGCCACAGAGTTAGCCGTTGGCTTAGGAATTAAAGTGTATACCATTGGTTTAGGAACCAACGGAACAGCATCTTTTCCGTATGCAAAAGACCCAAGAACAGGAAAATTATTATTTAGAAGTTCTCCTGTAGAAATAGACGAAGAATTATTACAATATATAGCTAAAGAAACCGAAGGTCAGTATTTTAGAGCTACCGATAACACAAAGTTAAAAGCTATTTACGAAGAAATAAATAAGTTAGAAAAAACTGAAATAGAAGAATTTAAATACTATAATTATCAAGAAAAATATAGATTTTTAGTCCTTCTAGCAGGTTTATTAATATTAATTGAAGTGTTTTTAAAGAATACGGTATTTAAAAGTTTTATTTGA
- a CDS encoding DUF58 domain-containing protein, translating into MDTKEILKKVRKIEIKTRRLSDHIFSGEYHSSFKGRGMTFSEVRKYQYGDDVRAIDWNVTARYNEPFIKVFEEERELTMMLMVDISGSEFFGTTQQFKRDTLTEIAATLAFSAIQNNDKVGLLLFSDQMELFIPPKKGKSHVLRIIRELIEFKPKSTKTSINEALKFLSSVIKKKAIVFVLSDFMDTDYEHTLKIVGRKHDVTGIRIYDEHDVSIPNLGMVPMLDAETGKTLLVNTASKSVRRGYEAYYNESVTYFEKTFTRCGAGTISSRIDESYVKKLLGYFKHKGS; encoded by the coding sequence ATGGATACCAAAGAAATACTAAAAAAAGTTCGAAAAATAGAGATTAAGACACGTCGTTTGTCTGATCATATATTTTCAGGCGAATATCACAGTTCGTTTAAAGGACGAGGTATGACTTTTTCTGAAGTGCGTAAATACCAATACGGAGATGATGTTAGAGCAATAGATTGGAATGTTACCGCGCGTTATAACGAGCCTTTTATTAAGGTTTTTGAAGAAGAACGTGAATTAACAATGATGTTGATGGTTGATATTAGCGGCTCAGAATTTTTTGGAACAACACAACAATTTAAAAGAGATACACTTACTGAAATAGCAGCAACATTAGCTTTTTCAGCAATTCAAAATAACGATAAAGTTGGTTTGTTATTATTTTCAGATCAAATGGAGTTGTTTATTCCTCCTAAAAAAGGGAAAAGCCACGTACTTCGAATTATTAGAGAATTGATAGAATTTAAACCAAAAAGTACCAAAACCAGTATTAACGAAGCTTTAAAATTTTTATCAAGTGTAATAAAAAAGAAAGCCATTGTTTTTGTGCTTTCAGATTTTATGGATACTGATTACGAGCATACATTAAAAATTGTTGGTAGAAAACATGATGTAACAGGTATTAGAATATATGACGAGCACGATGTTTCTATTCCAAACCTTGGAATGGTTCCAATGTTAGATGCTGAAACCGGAAAAACACTATTGGTAAATACAGCTTCAAAAAGTGTAAGAAGAGGGTATGAAGCCTATTATAATGAATCGGTAACGTATTTTGAAAAAACATTTACACGTTGTGGAGCCGGTACTATAAGTTCTCGAATTGATGAAAGTTATGTAAAAAAATTATTAGGTTATTTTAAACATAAAGGTTCATAG
- a CDS encoding AAA family ATPase codes for MIEENNVSIDIKAINEKIEKESAFVDLLIMEMNKVIVGQKHMIERLLIGLLGDGHILLEGVPGLAKTLAINTLSKAVQGGFSRIQFTPDLLPADVVGTMIYSVKDNDFTIKKGPIFANFVLADEINRAPAKVQSALLEAMQERQITIGDTTFKLDEPFLVMATQNPVEQEGTYPLPEAQVDRFMLKTVIDYPKIDEEQLIMRANLKGSFGTVNAVASIDQINRARVAVKEVYMDEKIEKYILDIIFATRYPEKYDLPSLQGLISFGASPRGSINLAMAAKCYAFIRRRGYVIPEDVRAVVHDVLRHRIGVTYEAEAENITSEDIINQIVNQVEVP; via the coding sequence ATGATTGAAGAAAATAACGTTTCTATTGATATTAAAGCTATCAATGAAAAAATTGAAAAAGAAAGTGCCTTTGTCGATTTGTTAATAATGGAGATGAACAAAGTAATTGTTGGTCAAAAGCACATGATAGAACGATTGCTAATTGGTTTATTGGGTGATGGGCATATTTTACTAGAAGGGGTTCCAGGATTAGCAAAAACACTAGCAATTAATACGCTATCAAAAGCTGTTCAGGGAGGTTTTAGTAGAATTCAATTTACGCCAGACTTATTACCTGCCGATGTTGTTGGAACAATGATTTATAGTGTAAAAGATAATGATTTTACCATAAAAAAAGGTCCTATTTTCGCAAATTTTGTATTGGCAGATGAGATAAACCGTGCACCTGCAAAAGTACAATCTGCATTGTTAGAAGCAATGCAAGAGCGTCAAATTACCATTGGAGATACTACTTTTAAGTTAGATGAACCATTTTTGGTAATGGCAACTCAAAACCCAGTAGAGCAAGAAGGAACATATCCGTTACCAGAGGCGCAAGTAGATAGGTTTATGCTAAAAACGGTAATAGACTATCCAAAAATTGACGAAGAGCAATTAATAATGCGCGCAAATCTAAAAGGTAGCTTTGGAACTGTTAATGCAGTAGCATCTATAGACCAAATTAATAGAGCTAGAGTTGCAGTAAAAGAAGTGTATATGGACGAGAAAATAGAGAAATATATACTAGATATTATTTTTGCAACACGTTATCCAGAAAAATACGATTTACCAAGCCTACAAGGCTTAATTAGTTTTGGAGCTTCACCACGTGGAAGTATAAACTTAGCCATGGCAGCAAAATGTTATGCTTTTATTAGAAGAAGAGGTTATGTAATTCCAGAAGATGTACGCGCAGTTGTACATGATGTTTTACGCCATAGAATTGGAGTTACTTATGAAGCAGAAGCAGAAAATATTACCTCAGAAGATATTATCAATCAAATAGTAAATCAAGTAGAAGTACCTTAG
- a CDS encoding UDP-2,3-diacylglucosamine diphosphatase encodes MTANKKIYFASDQHFGAPTIEQSKVREQKFVNWLDTIKADAEAIFLLGDLFDFWFEYKKVVPKGFIRVLGKLAELKDSGIQIYFFVGNHDLWMEDYFETELNIPTYYKPKEFTFNNKLFLIGHGDGLGPGDKGYKRMKKVFTNPFSKWLYRWLHPDIGVALAQYLSVKNKLISGEEDVKFLGEDNEWLVHYCNKKLTEKAYNYFIFGHRHLPMNIQLTENSKYINTGDWISHFTYAIFDGQEMVLKSY; translated from the coding sequence TTGACAGCTAATAAAAAAATATATTTTGCATCCGATCAACATTTTGGAGCTCCAACAATTGAGCAAAGTAAAGTTCGTGAACAAAAATTTGTAAACTGGTTAGATACTATAAAAGCAGATGCTGAAGCTATTTTTTTACTAGGAGATCTCTTTGATTTTTGGTTTGAATATAAAAAAGTAGTTCCAAAAGGTTTTATACGCGTCTTAGGCAAGCTTGCAGAATTAAAAGATAGTGGAATTCAAATTTATTTTTTTGTTGGTAATCACGACCTTTGGATGGAAGATTATTTTGAAACCGAATTAAATATTCCAACTTACTATAAACCAAAAGAATTTACCTTTAATAATAAACTGTTTTTAATTGGCCACGGAGATGGTTTAGGGCCTGGAGATAAAGGTTATAAACGTATGAAAAAAGTGTTTACCAACCCGTTTTCAAAATGGTTGTATAGGTGGTTGCATCCAGATATTGGAGTTGCATTGGCTCAATATTTATCGGTTAAAAATAAATTAATTTCTGGAGAAGAAGATGTCAAGTTTTTAGGTGAAGATAATGAATGGCTAGTGCATTATTGTAATAAAAAATTAACTGAAAAAGCGTATAATTATTTTATTTTTGGGCACCGTCATTTACCCATGAATATTCAACTTACAGAAAATTCAAAATACATTAATACCGGCGATTGGATTTCTCATTTTACTTATGCAATTTTCGACGGACAAGAAATGGTGTTAAAATCTTATTAA
- a CDS encoding S41 family peptidase: protein MINKKANLPIFIGLAVAIGILIGSTINFKNKAVIFSSNTTEAKIKRLINYIQYDYVDKVDTDSLLDDAITNMLVKLDPHSVYIPKEELKQVTENMQGKFVGIGVSFLVHQDTVTVTGVIDGGPSYKAGIKAGDRIIIADKDTLFGEVLIKNAGVSEAEKSSFVASRQISDAVMKSLKGEAATEVMLKVYRRSIDEVLDIPIVRDEVPIKSVPAYYMINNTLGYINIERFARTTYLEFKLALNELISKGMKSLVLDLRGNGGGYMDIANSIIDEFLEDGKLIVFTKNKNGEVDKSYATKKGSFEDGDVYVLIDQNSASASEIVAGALQDNDKGTIVGRRSFGKGLVQQEMDLGDGSAVRLTTSRYYTPTGRSIQKSYADHNTKLYNSDYINRIHNGELLSKDSIKVVDTLKYTTPKGKVVYGGGGIIPDVFVAIDTTRTYNSLFYSGLNGFVFEYIDNHRTELNNWKLDDFVANFDADGKIFDLYLNELNLRKPLSPEAREDLRLYFKAFFARDLFDQTGYYMVTQKKDNMILKVVELDTNK from the coding sequence ATGATAAATAAAAAAGCAAATTTGCCAATTTTTATTGGATTGGCAGTGGCTATAGGTATATTAATTGGAAGTACTATAAATTTTAAAAACAAGGCTGTTATATTTAGTTCAAATACCACAGAAGCTAAAATAAAACGCTTAATAAATTACATTCAGTATGATTATGTAGATAAAGTTGATACAGATAGCCTTTTAGACGATGCTATTACTAATATGCTTGTAAAACTAGATCCACATTCTGTGTACATTCCAAAAGAAGAATTGAAGCAGGTAACCGAAAATATGCAAGGTAAATTTGTTGGAATTGGAGTCTCTTTTTTAGTACATCAAGATACGGTAACCGTTACAGGTGTAATTGATGGCGGCCCAAGTTATAAAGCAGGAATTAAAGCAGGAGATAGAATTATTATTGCAGATAAAGATACACTTTTTGGAGAGGTTTTAATTAAAAATGCAGGTGTTAGTGAAGCTGAAAAAAGTTCGTTTGTAGCAAGCAGACAAATTTCTGATGCGGTGATGAAATCACTCAAAGGCGAAGCAGCTACCGAAGTAATGCTTAAAGTTTATAGACGCTCCATAGATGAAGTATTAGACATTCCAATTGTTAGAGATGAGGTGCCAATTAAAAGTGTACCGGCATATTATATGATAAATAATACATTGGGATATATAAATATAGAACGTTTTGCTAGAACAACTTACTTAGAGTTTAAATTAGCTCTAAATGAATTAATTTCAAAAGGAATGAAGTCTTTAGTTTTAGATTTAAGAGGTAACGGTGGAGGTTATATGGATATAGCAAATAGCATTATTGATGAATTTTTAGAAGACGGAAAACTTATTGTTTTTACAAAAAATAAAAATGGTGAAGTAGATAAATCATATGCTACTAAAAAAGGTTCTTTTGAAGATGGAGATGTGTATGTTTTAATAGATCAAAATTCGGCTTCAGCAAGTGAAATTGTTGCCGGTGCTTTGCAAGATAACGATAAAGGAACTATTGTTGGACGTAGGTCTTTTGGAAAAGGATTAGTACAACAAGAAATGGATTTAGGTGATGGTTCTGCAGTTAGGCTTACAACTTCAAGATACTATACACCAACAGGAAGATCTATTCAAAAATCGTATGCAGATCATAACACCAAATTATATAATAGCGATTATATCAATAGAATTCATAACGGAGAGTTGCTTTCTAAAGATAGCATTAAAGTTGTAGATACTTTAAAGTATACAACGCCAAAGGGTAAAGTTGTTTATGGTGGAGGTGGTATAATTCCAGATGTTTTTGTAGCAATAGATACTACGCGAACTTACAATAGTTTGTTTTACAGTGGTTTAAATGGATTTGTTTTTGAATATATAGATAATCATAGAACTGAATTAAATAACTGGAAATTAGACGATTTTGTTGCTAATTTTGATGCTGATGGAAAAATATTTGATTTGTATTTAAATGAATTAAATTTAAGAAAACCACTAAGTCCAGAAGCTAGAGAAGATTTAAGATTATATTTTAAAGCATTTTTTGCACGTGATTTATTTGATCAAACTGGGTATTATATGGTAACCCAAAAGAAAGATAATATGATTTTAAAAGTGGTTGAGTTAGATACTAATAAATAA